The DNA window GGTAAGGAGGTGGCCACACCAATTTGCGAGAGATGAAAGATCTATGGCTAGATAGTGCTATGGTAGTGGCATCATGGTTCGACAGGTTAGCACGATGATGAACAGAGCTAGCGGGGATGAGGAAGACTAATAGGATAGGGTGAGCGAACAAGTGAAAATGTTATTAGAGTTCAGGAAGGAAATTGCTGATAAAGACACCGACACAAGCTCAAACTGGCGAATACTGCGTGGGCGGGTGGGGGGTGGGGTCAGACAGCTACATGAAGAACAAAATAGACCTATTTCGAAGTCTACTAACATACCTAAAATTCCTATATGTAAAGGCTTTGCTGAAACGAAAAGGACTCcctcttttgttttttttttctttttgaccTCACAATTTCATCATCAGGATCCTAACTGGTCAGAGTAGGGCGTATCAAGATATTTTTCAGGAAAGTTAACGCTCCACGCACGGGTCCGGTGTTACGTGGTGTGAGGATGCAGTTCGCTGTTACATGTTGCTTTGGCAGTCTCGGTACTGAGTACCGTCATAGCTTGGAACTTGGATTGATGCGTTGCGTGCACTACTGCTAGTTCGCATAGAGTGCAAGCAAAGCGGTGGAATCTCCGTGCCATGTCCGGCTCAAGAAGGAACATTCATCGCACTAACCCCGGTGCACAACCGGTCATCACATTGCCAACTTGGAAGACAAAATTCATTCGGGGAGCCTACTACTGTGGATAGACGATGATGATGATCTGTGCAAGGTGAGCTGCAAAACTTTATCCACTTTATTTCTTTGCTCGTAAAAGAAGAGGCAGGGGCATGGCAACCTCTCGTCTTTTTTTTTTATTGAATCCAACGAATAGAAAAGGAAGATGCATCGTCTTTGTTTTTCCTTTTTGTCTCGTCTGTCTCTCGCCTCCTTTCAGGCCGAGAGATGAGTCGAAGGAAACGTGGTGAGCGAGGAACTCTGTACGAGATTCAGCGTGAGCACGTGTTCTGCTCGTATTTCGCCAGGCCGCCGGAAGAAAGCACGGAACCCCCTCGCTTCCGCCGCCCGCGGCCGGTAGCGGctgcccggccccgccgccgccggccgtcggtGTCGGGGAAGAAGAATCCAAAGCCGGGCGCGGACCACGCGGTGCAAATCCTCGCGAGGCCGGGCGTTCCGGGAAGCGGTGGTCACGTGTCAAGCCGGGCCTGCAGCGTGCGTGTTCGCCATGCTTACAAGGCACGTCGACCGACCCTAGCCGTGGCGTGGCGTATCGATCGGTGATGGCTCCTTCCGTGGCGGGCTTTGCGAGTGAGAGATGTTGGTCCACGTACGCACGTCTGGTGACCAGGAGCGCCGAGCGCGGCACGATGCCCCGGccgccggtggcggcggcgacccAGCTCCTCCGCCGAGCAAGATCGACGGCGACACGTTGCGCGCACGTAGACGCTCTCGTCCCCGCCTGCGCGTGCGGCGTGTAGAGTCCTCGGTGTTTCCCAAGCCGCGCCGCAGCAGTCGTGTAGTTGGCCGCCTTCCGGGTACTTCCAGGCTCGCCGTCGCGGTCCACGGGCGGCGGCAACGCCCCGACGAGTACTAGGGGCCATGAAAATTTCCGTGGTGTCTGCACGACCTTTGTGAACGAGTTTGGACTCCGGACAGGATCACCTGCCAGCATCCTGTTTTCCGAGGGTTTCATGTACTCTACTCCAAAAGGAACAGTTTTCTCGAGACAATCTTCCCCTCATCATAAAGTATAGGACCACGTTTTTGCTTTGGTGCGAGTGGGCCTCAATGTCAACAGGTATCGACATATATATAGGACCATGCAAATGCAAAATATTCCCTTTTCTTCTATCAGCGTCCTAGAGTtcgcatttctttttcttttctgaaatGTTGCAGACTACCCAACAATCGATACTTCCTAGCAGGTGCTTATATGAGTTTGTGTGCGTATCTTCATAGTTATGAAGTGTGCGTACACGTATATTCAGTAACACATATTTTTAGAAAACAGAAAATTCTCTGCTTTTATAGACCTTAAATTTTGTAGATACAATAGTTTTGTTTGCAGACCTTGTAAACTGCAGACTCTGAATGAATAGTCTAACAGAAAGAACTGGGCCTGAATTCCCAGCTCCCAGAGGCGAGTGGGCCTTTGTTCGGTCGGCAATATGGACAGACATATAACAATGGGCCTGATTACTTCTAATTTGTTCGTCGTGAGGTGACAGGTAGTCTGGTACGTAGATAGTCACGTAGAGCATGGTTGTATTGGTGCACGGGGTAATCAGTGTGCAAACTTCCTCCAAAATGTCTACTTCTAAACAAATCTTTTCATGGTTTCAGCATATAAATTTTGCCtattttaaaaaaagaaaaatccgATTTACTATAGCAAAAATTCGACTTCCAATcttaaactacaaaaccagATAAGAGGGGCCATCCAACTGTTGAAACCGAACAAATTTGGCCCTTAGGGTGGTTTTAAAGATAGTTTTATattatttttaaaataaaaaattctaattagatctaaaaaattaaaactaatttattttaaataaaaaaatatgaaactagtaccaaaattttctaaaaatataacatatctattattgctctatttgaatcttattcATTCAAAAATAATAGGTATAACTATAAgcaaccaaatactatgaaCATAAAAAAAAATTAGATCCGAATAAAtgccaatagataggttacatttttaggAAAAAATTGATACTCATTTAGTATTTTTTGGATTTGAATGAATTAATTAtgaatttttagtttaaatttgaatatttttaatttttataaaatGAAAAACCAATTTCGAAAGCACCATAAGGGCCAAATTTGTCCAGTTTCGACAGTTAGATGACCTCTTTTATCCAGTTTTATAGTTTAAGATTAAAAATTGGACTTTTACATAGTTCAAGTTCAAGGGTGAACCGGACTTTTGCCTTTTGAAAATAATCGAAAGGGCAAAATTTTAACAGCCCGTATAAACGTATGAATCAGCGTGCATGCATGATCTCCCAAGACGCAGGCATGCTTTCTGCAATTCCTTATTGCCCACCGCCACAACTTTCATGATCTCAACTCAGGCGTCCACGAAACACTGGGGGTACTCGATCAGCGGCacgcccccggcgccggcggcgtccACGCCGACCCCGGTGGTGACGTCGCAGCGCACGAAGAGGTCGCGCCACCCGGTCCTGAACAGCCCGCTCCGGTACCTGACCCGGCCCAGGATGACGAGCCGGAGCAGCACGCGGCGCGCCGCGCAGTCGCCCGCCAGCGCGCGTACCGTGATCTCCGACACCGGCACGGGCTCAGCTTCCGCGCCGCCGAAGGACGGCGTCAGCGCCAAGTCGGCGCCGCGCTCCTGGACGACCGCGGGGAGCTCCGCGGGCGGCGCCACCGGCTCCCCGCGGTACGTCACGTAGGCGAGGAGGCCGTCGTAGAGCACCGCGGCGCGGTCGCTCGGGTTGTGCAGCAGCAGCGTGAACTGCACCCTCGCCGCGATCGCGtagggcgccgccgcggaggaggaggaggaggagttgCCGGCGCTCTCCAGCTGGTACACGGCGGCCCGGGACACGGAGACCTGCGGCTTCGCCGGGCGGTAGGTCAGGTACACGGCGAGCAACGCGGCGCCCGCGAGGAGGGCGGCGAGAAGGGCTGTGGCGAggacgcgcgcgcggcggcgggagcggtGCATGTCGCAGAGATTATTCTTGGAGGTCTCCATGGCTGTCGCATCGTCCGCCTGGCTACTCTTACGTGCAGCCGCCAGCCAGGGAGCTCTCTGCCCCTCTTCCTTTATGGCGTCTCGATCGGCGTCgccctctcttttccctttgCTTTGGTGTTTCGTGCACAGCATCGATGGCAGGCATAACTGAACACATCCCGTAGCAAGGAGAGGAGTGGATCACGGGGTAGGCGTGCCGCGCGCGTGTAGTTGCATGCGATGCGAGCGAGCAGCGGGCTGGGGAGGGGAGCGTGTGCCGCCGCGGAGACGAAGCGCGGCCCCGGTGCCTTGGTTCCTCTCCGTCGAAGACGACAGAAATCTGGGATGGATCGCGGATGGATGGATGCGCTCCGGTTTTGCTTTCGGCGGGCGGAGCCGGCGTCGCCGTTGTCGTCGTTCCTGCGCCGCCTGTGCTGGGTATGACCAAGTTTTGGCGGGGCTGCGATGAGTTACATGCGTGACTAGTAGTAGAGGTATCACTTAAAAATAATATTAAAAGTAATATTGGACTGGGCATGTGGAAACCAACACTAGAAAAAAGTTATATTTTCCAAATATATATCCAAATCAAAATCCAACTGCACAACTGTATTTCTTACAATGAAATCTTCAAAATAAGATCACACTTTAACACATTTGGATGATTTTTGGATGGAATATTTTTTTAACGTGAAATGTTTTTTTAAGCTGGAACAATTATCGCAACGTAATGAAAAAAAATATTCCAGATGCGTGACATGCATTATTTCCGCGCGCCATCGGGATTATTTCCAAGTTTCGGACGTACTCAATCATTGTGTTGAATGTGCTTTTGCCTTACGGGCCAACTTTTGGAAAGACCCCGGTTTTCATAGCCCAACAAAGGCCTGACGAGATCAATTGGTAAAGGGCCTGAAGAATTCCAGCTTTcacttctcttttttttccctaAAGAATTTTGTAAGGTTTCTCTCTCTATTCCAGATTAAAATTCACTTCATATATTTAGAAAAATCATTGTATAAATGAAGGTCCATTTTCACgtattttagttttaaacctTTCAATGAAAACTCAATAATATAAATGCACAATCGGAAGAAATCACACATAAATAATAGTTACACCTTTGCCATATGGATGAATGGTGAAGCACGGTAAACTTCTCGTGGTTCCCTAAAAGGTGTGAAATTCGTGTGTATAACTCCTATGCAAAAGAGAGAGGAAACGTCCAAAAAATGGTAGTCTTGCTGCTCACTAGTGCAGAGCAAAGTCCATATCACCACCAGTTGTTCAATAATTATAAGCGCTTTGATTTCATGATGCAACTGTATTGCCATTTCCGTTGAGAAAAAATGTTAGGCCAAAACTCCAAATGCTGAACAGTATAATGGCAAACATTAGGTTATTTATAAAACCAATTACATATATgaagactaattcacgagacaaacctattaaacctaattaatccaccaatagcacatatttactgtagcacaacattaccaaatcatggactaattagatttaatggaTTTATCTCGTATATTAGtttccatatttgcaattggttttgtaattaACCTATACTGTTATTTAGTATTAAATATAGGTTatttataaaactaattacatatatgaagactaattcacgagacaaacctattaaacctaattaatccaccaatagcatatgtttactgtagcacaatattaccaaatcatgaactaattagatttaatagatttgtTTTGCGTATTAGTTTCCATATTTAcaattggttttgtaattaacctatatttaatacttctaattagtatcAAATATTTGATGTGATAAGTATTTAATCAGAGTATCCAGATACCCCCAGTCTTCACCCAGGTCCACCAGACCCTCTCCACTTTTGAGAGTTTGAGTAGTGACTACTACGCGGAGTGTTGCGCCCTGGTGCTACTTAGGGGTCGCCATAAAATGGTGCGGATTGAGAGCCCGTTTGATGCGGCTCCAGCTTCGGCTCCACTGGCAGCTTctgctgtcagacccggggttgTAGGACTGCGTACATAACGTACGTATTTTAGGAGAATGGAATATAGTCCACTCActacatcagttgtaactaTTTGTACCGTAGCAGAACTAGTCGGAAtataaggaaactactcgagtaaTACTCGGGTAGCACTCCTAAGTTCGTATCTGGTTATgattttcatgtaaccctatcccacTAGACTAtgtaagggcgggtagggactCTCTCGAAACATATCAatatctaaggcaatacaaatcaccatatgtgatgtagggtattatgctcttgGTGGTCTGAATCTGTCTAAAGTTTcgtattccttgcacctttgagtttctgatctcggtgacatcccacctacaatctaccacctcggggtatccctcggtggttTGGAAGTTagacaccgacagctggcgctcTAGGTAGGgatgttcatcgagcatccaccgaagaactcgatggcatttttcgacttcaccagcgctgtactcgatgagggcacaactttcatattgggctcgtgggtctgcgtcgctgaCAGCGCGGGAAGCTTTCATCGGTATCTTGTCGACGACACAAGGGCGAAGGCATCTGCGGCAAGCCACCGCTATGgcctcgacgagttcatcgacaaccttgaCGAGACGCTGCTCCCTGATCTCGCCAGAGAGATCGAGGAGAAGTCCGTTTTCAACTCGACATCAAttcgtgctgcaccaggactctTTAGATCGGATCTAATTTGATCTGAGGGTCTACGTACCCGATTACCCCTACACAACATGGCCATTGTTTACCAGAAGGCTATGCGATTCGAGAACCTCTCCGTATtgaaggaggatttggatcgtctgcTCAAGGTCGGAGATGACTGCTCCGACTACTACACGGAAGCTACGATCATGCTACTACTATTTCGATTTCACGAGGACGCTCGGTGACCTGCCGACAACTATtttgactactcgtctcgactagaaaactAGTTGGGAGCGGGCCTCACTCTGACTAGtcgggcttcatcaacaaaccgccACGGCTCCACCGACAACCGCCACGATTTCGTCAACAATCATCCACAAATCAAGCTAAATTATTTATACCTttttcgacttgttcttcaaAGGATCGGCTACTATTttgtacgcctctcgacgggagTTACCCTTGGGAGCTACACCATAATCGACTACTTCTAAGTTTACTGACTAACAGCCCACACGCTTGGTACACCGAGTTGTGTCGGGCTCACAGCGGCTACACACTACGGGCATGCGCGCTGCAACACGCGCTCTCGCGGACTATATGTGCAACGCGCATTTTCTTTGTCGCATGCCGACTATTTTTCTGCATTTGTtatcttctcttaacggttgctaaagtactcggatAGCACATGACTTAATCTATGAAACCTTGACTCTTCCGTACGCCTATGTTCCACGCGTGCACGTGATTAGCTTGGTACGCTATGGGCTACGGCTATCAGTGATCATGTGCTTAAACTTAACAGGCTAACTATTCGGGAAAATTACATGGTCTGATAAGAGCAAGATGTGAATTTTTATCACGCATTTTACAATGCTGGAATTCGCTCTTGACTcgatatcatgtatatcagttatAACATATTTTTATATTTATATTGTAGGGGATCAGATCTTTACCACGCCGCTGGATGAGATATGCTTCCATGAGCTGCCTTACGGCATAGACTACTCGAAGTGCTAGCAGTGACTCTATCGACTCCTAGACTCGGAAGCTACTCCAGGGAGCTACTCTATATGAATGGAGCTCTACTGTCATCCTAACTGGGAGAGCCGGAGCCTTTTGCACAACGCACATGCGAAACTGGCGGAGCCACAAAACGGAGCCACAAAACGGAGGTCCGCATGCTCCGCCTCCGCCCTCGCGCGGAGCGCTCCCAAACGGCGCCTGAGATTGCAATCTCACTGCAACTCTGCAAGAGTGAACAAGCAGGCCTTGTAGCTAGAGGGCTGCGGTGGCCTAGTCAGGGCAGCCGCAACGGGCCGATAGTGGCTTACTATAGCAGTTCCATGTCACCTTTTATCTTACGTGGAGCTGAGAGGAATTGAGAGAGAGAAAAGCATGTCGCTGGCCCTAGCAAGAGCCGATAGCACATCTCCCCACGCCGACGGGGACCCACTCGTCTCTCTCCACTGCCTCGCCATGCCTACCGGCCCCGTCTCCCTCAGTCCCTCGCCATGCATCTGCACCGCCGTCAACGACGCCGGCACAAGAACGGAGTGTAGGACTGCCTTGAGCGTGCAGGAGCTtggccgccgctcggcctccgaCGCATGGAGGACAAGCTCGTCCCCGCGGCCGGCGAGGCGGGCCGGCGGTCGCGACCGGTACTGGGAGTTGGCTGCAGGATGTGAGCCGGATCCCGGCGCGGGGAGGTGTTCGCGGCCGGCGAGCCCGACCACGGTGCAAGAACGCGACCTCCGCAGGGAGGGGCCTCGGTGCGGCGGAAGGGCCGCGGCGCTCGGCAGCGTCGAAGGGGCCGCAACGCGCGGCCGAGGCGCAGCGGGAGGGGCCTCCACGTGCGGCGAAGGCGTGGCCGGGGCGCAGCTGGAGGGGCGCCGGCGCATGGCGTGGCCGGCAGGTCGGCGGGTGAGGAGCAGTTGGTGTGAACTGAGATGGGAGAGAGGGGACGAAGATTGGGAGAGGAGCTTGGTGAGTGGAAAGACTGATTAAAAAAATCATGACATATCGGTCCATAAAGTTTTGTAACAAGTGTTAGGCCCTCCACAGTGTGGAGTGATGCCCCGAAAAAAAAATAGGTCCCACAGTAAAAAAAAACTTGCATCACGCTTGCTATGTTGCAATGTGTAAGCATAGCTGCGGGATCCAGTTGGTAACAAAAAAGAGAGAAATAATTTTTCGGTAGGCTTCCACGCACACAAGGCTGTATGCCTCTGTTCCTAGATCAGTAAGTAGCTGGGAaggaaaatattttttttactaAGTTGGAACCGGAGCTTGTAGGTTCACCGCTCTCCATTTTTAAGCGCAGGCATGGGTAGTTGCATGTGGGAAGTGATGCTTAGTTCCTCTCCCCATTTGAAGCATCACTTTAGCAACACGCTGTGGAGGGCCTTATAACTAATTTATTGGAAGACTAGTATACAGTGCTCTCTATATCTGATACGGACAACAATTATAGAGACCTGCTCTGTTGCGGGTGCCCTCACTGGCGCGCTGGGCGCTGCAGATGGTAAAGGTCTAGTGGTCTGCCTGACTACCTCTGCCTCAACCTCCTCCTTGCACCTTGCTGCTCTGACTTTGCCAGAAAAGGTCAAGGAGCAGGCAGAGCCGTAGCGTCGCAGACCGTAGGTTATGAGtgactgactgactgactgacATGCATTTGGATTTGGTTGGATCCTGTAAATCAATGGCTGGTCGACCTCACGTACGTCGGAGCTACGTCGTAGGCGTGCTTCCCTGACGCCTACACCTCTCTGCTGCTGCCGCTCCGTCGTCTCGTCAACTGGTGTGCTGCTGCCTTCGATCAGGAGGTGCAGCGCGCGGCAGCGCTCCTACCCCGGCACCATTGACCCGAGTCTGGCACTGACATAGAAAGAGGTCAAAAGGAGAGGAAGAGCCTCGGAAGCACGTGAGGTACAAGACGATGGCAACCTCCCCTCCAGCAGCCCCCAGGATCCGTCGTGTCCTTGCATTGCAGAGCAATGATATTTCGTGTCCCAGTGCTCTTCGTGGAAGCAGAACGTACCAAACTTGGATAGGATGGGCGGGGGGCCATGGGGAGGCATGATGGCCGGCTTCCACTTTGGCGCGAGCACAACGACCGGCGGGTTGAAGGAACTCTAGCTAGGTAAGGCAGTCAGTCTCCAACAAGAGAAGCTATTCGGATATTCGGAGCAGGTAAATACACGTTTTACCTATCGGTTAGAAAATAATTACggtagttattttttttacctcCAACAGCATAGGCAAAAAGTATACTGTATTCCACTGGTAGTTGGCTTCCGCCTGCGGTAAGAAATCTCTCTCTTTCCGAACCGGCGAGTTCTCCCTTGCCGCACAACCTTCTCTCTCCTCGCGTCCAACTGACCGTTGGTCGAGCCACGAATGGCTTGGCC is part of the Panicum hallii strain FIL2 chromosome 2, PHallii_v3.1, whole genome shotgun sequence genome and encodes:
- the LOC112881903 gene encoding NDR1/HIN1-like protein 12; this encodes METSKNNLCDMHRSRRRARVLATALLAALLAGAALLAVYLTYRPAKPQVSVSRAAVYQLESAGNSSSSSSAAAPYAIAARVQFTLLLHNPSDRAAVLYDGLLAYVTYRGEPVAPPAELPAVVQERGADLALTPSFGGAEAEPVPVSEITVRALAGDCAARRVLLRLVILGRVRYRSGLFRTGWRDLFVRCDVTTGVGVDAAGAGGVPLIEYPQCFVDA